The following coding sequences lie in one Oligoflexia bacterium genomic window:
- a CDS encoding GNAT family N-acetyltransferase: MEMEGILEAWNAHYGAQLPLTSELLEATFFTLPPTDRFIIQNNDFCLFIKKESTQLRLHLAVPLKTSSIKHICKQAIDALDEKALELEIKKITFGGGDKHLFPGVPLLSEQKPWLEYFSPTGEVVMDFQGSIEELIEQVNLKHQADQSLRSVQQSPGILRQTQNKAEEKELLSFVEAEFKGRWAREIIEDAQNNKLQHYFAYFIKDKIVGYARLYGWNTDYWAPGVYFATPMKGTCGLGPIGVASFARGEGYGSEILKASWEILKSKGCETVRIDWTTELNFYERAGLHVVQKYQPAVRC, from the coding sequence ATGGAGATGGAAGGAATTTTAGAGGCATGGAATGCCCATTATGGCGCACAGCTTCCACTTACAAGTGAGCTGCTTGAGGCGACATTTTTCACTTTGCCTCCAACAGATCGATTCATAATCCAAAACAATGATTTTTGCCTATTCATCAAAAAAGAGAGTACGCAGCTCAGGCTTCATCTCGCAGTACCTCTTAAAACATCGTCAATTAAGCATATTTGCAAGCAGGCTATTGACGCTCTAGACGAAAAAGCTCTTGAACTTGAAATAAAAAAAATTACTTTTGGCGGCGGTGACAAACATTTGTTTCCTGGAGTTCCGTTACTGAGTGAGCAAAAACCTTGGCTTGAGTATTTCTCCCCAACGGGGGAAGTCGTCATGGATTTTCAAGGTTCAATCGAAGAACTCATAGAGCAAGTAAATCTTAAACATCAAGCAGATCAAAGCCTGCGAAGTGTGCAGCAGTCGCCAGGCATTCTTCGCCAAACACAAAATAAGGCAGAGGAAAAAGAACTGTTAAGTTTTGTTGAAGCCGAATTTAAGGGGCGATGGGCTCGAGAAATTATAGAAGATGCACAAAATAATAAACTTCAGCACTATTTTGCATATTTCATAAAAGACAAAATCGTGGGCTATGCGCGACTGTATGGTTGGAACACAGATTACTGGGCCCCGGGTGTTTATTTTGCTACGCCAATGAAGGGCACGTGTGGGTTGGGCCCAATTGGTGTTGCTTCGTTTGCTCGAGGTGAGGGCTACGGTTCTGAAATTTTAAAAGCAAGTTGGGAAATTTTGAAATCTAAAGGATGCGAAACAGTCCGTATTGATTGGACAACTGAGTTAAACTTTTATGAAAGGGCCGGACTCCATGTCGTTCAAAAATATCAGCCAGCTGTTCGCTGTTAA